The nucleotide sequence GCGCACGGAGACAGGGTCATGAAGGTCCACGAGCTCGGGCACATCGTCCTCTACGTCCGCGACGCCACGCGCTCGGCCGAGTTCTACCGCGACGTCCTCGGCTGGCGGCAGGTGATGCCCCCGGCGCCGGCGCCGGTCGAGGGCTTCGTGATGTTCTCCAGCGGGCGCACCCACCACGAGCTGCTGCTCATCGAGGTGGGCGACCAGGCCACCCCGATCCCGCAGGGCCGGCGGCTGGGGATGTACCACTTCGGTCTCAAGGTGGGCGA is from Candidatus Dormiibacterota bacterium and encodes:
- a CDS encoding VOC family protein; translation: MKVHELGHIVLYVRDATRSAEFYRDVLGWRQVMPPAPAPVEGFVMFSSGRTHHELLLIEVGDQATPIPQGRRLGMYHFGLKVGDTDDELREARDRVLASGTRLLGASDHGITHSLYIADPDGNEIELYIDVPGVRWDDPAVLAAPIRALQL